In the Brassica napus cultivar Da-Ae chromosome A7, Da-Ae, whole genome shotgun sequence genome, one interval contains:
- the LOC125576314 gene encoding metalloendoproteinase 2-MMP-like, translating to MRFCVSGFLSLFLIISPVSAWFFPNTTAIPPSLRNTTRVFWDAFSNFTGCHHGQNVDGLFRIKKYFQRFGYIPETYSGNFTDDFDDILKNAVELYQKNFRLNVTGELDALTIKHIVVPRCGNPDVVNGTSLMHNGRRKTFEVNFSPGGKVPRLHTVKHYTLFPGEPRWPRDRRDLTYAFDPRNPLTDEVKGVFARAFGRWSEVTALNFTNIESFTTSDITIGFYTGDHGDGEPFDGVLGTLAHAFSPPSGKFHLDADENWVVSGDLDSFLSVTAAVDLESVAVHEIGHLLGLGHSSVEESIMYPTITTGKRKVDLTSDDVEGIQYLYGANPNFNGTSPPAATTRERDTGSFGAAARIDGSSSLSLFLSTVGLFLWLLP from the coding sequence ATGAGGTTTTGCGTTTCAGGGTTCTTATCGTTATTCCTAATCATTTCTCCCGTCTCCGCCTGGTTCTTCCCCAACACCACCGCCATTCCACCCTCTCTACGTAACACCACACGCGTTTTCTGGGACGCCTTCTCCAATTTCACCGGCTGTCACCACGGCCAAAACGTGGACGGCCTCTTCCGCATAAAAAAATACTTCCAACGTTTTGGTTACATACCCGAAACGTATTCAGGCAACTTCACAGATGATTTCGATGACATCTTAAAAAACGCCGTTGAACTTTACCAAAAGAATTTCCGGTTAAACGTAACCGGAGAGCTCGACGCGTTAACCATCAAACACATCGTGGTTCCGCGTTGCGGCAACCCCGACGTGGTCAACGGTACGTCGCTGATGCACAACGGGAGAAGAAAGACTTTCGAAGTCAACTTCTCCCCCGGCGGCAAGGTACCTCGTTTGCACACGGTCAAACACTACACGCTTTTCCCCGGAGAGCCACGGTGGCCAAGAGACCGCCGCGACTTGACCTACGCCTTCGACCCGAGAAACCCGTTGACCGACGAGGTCAAGGGCGTGTTCGCGCGCGCGTTCGGACGTTGGTCGGAGGTTACGGCTTTAAACTTCACGAACATCGAGTCTTTCACGACCTCCGACATCACGATCGGATTCTACACCGGCGACCACGGCGACGGGGAGCCTTTCGACGGCGTGTTGGGCACGCTGGCTCACGCTTTCTCGCCTCCGAGCGGGAAGTTCCATCTCGACGCTGACGAGAACTGGGTTGTCTCCGGAGACCTCGACAGTTTCCTCTCCGTGACGGCGGCGGTTGATCTTGAGTCGGTGGCGGTTCACGAGATCGGTCATCTTCTTGGTTTGGGACATTCCTCTGTGGAGGAGTCGATCATGTATCCGACGATCACGACGGGGAAACGTAAAGTTGACTTGACGAGTGATGACGTGGAAGGGATCCAGTACTTGTACGGTGCTAATCCTAATTTTAACGGCACGTCTCCGCCGGCCGCCACCACTCGGGAACGAGATACTGGTAGCTTTGGTGCCGCCGCGAGAATCGACGGTTCATCGAGTTTAAGTCTTTTCTTATCAACCGTCGGATTGTTCTTGTGGTTATTACCGtag
- the LOC106429542 gene encoding uncharacterized protein LOC106429542 encodes MTSMRMHEMLSPPKLKKGNANPGGACSVKVFVRKIDSKIIYAECNEDFIDSLLTFLVHPLEMACSLSNDNTIFGCVGNLCRSQCRGAASTSCNLPDFYICSTNNLLDYAHYYSLTYECWIPHKEYLSRKVARYIDRSLSKSGNIVSMYPKVNPGSSLSCGSGFMKRKTKFVVSDDLTITPTNSSSTIGLLRKMKVNINDLEEFQISISKAEVCFYY; translated from the coding sequence ATGACAAGTATGAGGATGCATGAAATGTTGTCTCCACCTAAGCTGAAAAAAGGGAACGCAAATCCAGGCGGAGCGTGTTCTGTGAAAGTTTTTGTTAGAAAGATTGACAGCAAGATTATTTACGCTGAGTGCAATGAAGACTTCATTGACTCTCTTCTCACCTTTCTCGTCCACCCTCTTGAGATGGCTTGCTCATTGTCTAATGACAATACCATTTTTGGATGTGTTGGAAACTTGTGTAGAAGTCAGTGTAGAGGAGCAGCTTCCACAAGTTGTAACCTTCctgatttttatatttgtagCACCAACAATCTGCTTGATTATGCTCACTATTATTCACTGACATATGAATGTTGGATTCCTCACAAAGAATACTTGAGTCGCAAAGTCGCTAGGTACATTGATAGGTCTCTCTCCAAAAGTGGCAACATTGTGAGTATGTATCCAAAAGTGAATCCTGGAAGTTCATTAAGTTGTGGGAGTGGGTTTATGAAGAGAAAAACGAAGTTCGTCGTGTCTGATGATCTTACTATAACTCCTACGAATTCATCTTCAACCATTGGCTTGTTAAGGAAGATGAAGGTAAACATCAATGATCTCGAGGAGTTTCAGATCAGCATTTCCAAAGCAGAGGTATGCTTTTACTATTAA
- the LOC125576316 gene encoding uncharacterized protein LOC125576316 — MANGVKFSLKLLIDEKRNKVVLAEAEQDFVDVLLSLLTLPMGIIAGLLKDHNTILDCYRNLNKSVSEMDIRHFENDAFKSLLLSPKSSKDIHRKRLKLNMSYTSPTEFFVCPSFFKSASCGSRAYSNFRTICSCGALMDLQVLVPEEEQVEKVIGDVADGVFVNCRSSFIITDDLKVIPNSIGDLINVLKDLGYTGYNDLQETLIDVEFEEVTFCFFFSV, encoded by the coding sequence ATGGCTAATGGTGTAAAGTTCAGCTTGAAACTTCTCATTGATGAGAAGAGAAACAAAGTTGTTTTGGCTGAGGCTGAGCAGGATTTTGTTGATGTCCTCCTCAGTCTTTTGACTCTCCCAATGGGTATAATCGCTGGCTTGCTGAAGGATCACAATACAATCCTAGATTGTTATAGAAACCTTAACAAAAGTGTTTCAGAAATGGACATTCGTCATTTTGAGAATGATGCTTTCAAGAGTTTGTTGCTGTCTCCCAAGAGTAGTAAGGATATCCATCGCAAGAGGCTCAAGCTGAACATGAGTTATACTAGTCCAACCGAGTTCTTTGTGTGCCCAAGTTTTTTCAAGAGTGCTTCATGCGGAAGCAGGGCATACAGCAATTTCAGGACAATATGTAGCTGTGGAGCTTTGATGGATCTTCAGGTTCTTGTCccagaagaagaacaagttgaAAAGGTGATAGGAGATGTTGCAGATGGAGTGTTTGTAAATTGCCGATCCTCTTTCATCATTACAGATGATTTAAAAGTGATACCGAACTCTATTGGTGATCTCATAAACGTTCTTAAAGATCTAGGGTACACTGGTTATAATGATCTGCAGGAAACCCTAATTGATGTAGAGTTTGAAGAggtaactttttgttttttcttttctgtatAA